Within Caproicibacterium argilliputei, the genomic segment GATGGTGCATACCTATTCGCTGATCCACGATGACCTGCCCTGTATGGATAACGACGACCTGCGCCGCGGCAGGCCTTCCAGTCATAAGCAATTTGGGGAGGCAAATGCGCTTTTGGCGGGGGACGCACTGCTGACCAAAGCGTTTGAAACGGTGCTGGCGTGCCGGGAGGCAGGGGCGCAGGAGAGCCGAACGCTGCAGGCGGCGGCGATTCTTGCGCGCGCGGCGGGTGACCACGGCATGGTGGCGGGGCAGGTGCTGGATCTGCTCAACGAAAACCGCGCCATCACCGCGGAGGAGCTGATTGACCTTGATGCAAAAAAAACGGGCGCAATGATTCGTGCGTCTGCAGCCATGGGCTGTGTGCTGGCAGGCGCCGCCGCCGAGCAGAAATGCGCTGCGGATGCGTATGCCAAAGCGCTCGGTCTGGCGTTTCAGATTCAGGACGACCTGCTGGATGTTGCGGGGGACGCGGCGCTGCTTGGCAAACCGACCGGCAGTGATGCGCAGAACGACAAGCGGACGTATGTGGCGCTGCTGGGGCTGGAAGCTTCGCGGCGCGCCGTGGCGGATTTGACTGACCAGGCAAAAAAAGCTCTGGCGCCGTTTGGCGGCAAAGCGGCGTTTTTGTGTATGCTGGCAGACCGCATGGCTGCGCGGGAAAGCTGATGGGATGTGCTTGACAAACTGAGCATCCGGTGTTAAAATAATCTAGCCGCTTATTTTGGGTTGAAGTGAGTCTTTTGGGCTCCGCCTACGATAGCGAGTCTACAGAAAGCAGGTTTTCTTTTTATGTATGCAATTATTGAAACCGGCGGCAAGCAGTACAAAGTAGAGAAAGATGACGTTATCTTTGTGGAAAAGCTTGCGACGGACGAAAACAGTACCGTTGACTTTAAGGTCATCGCCGTTGGCGGCGACAAGGGACTGAAGGTTGGCACACCT encodes:
- a CDS encoding polyprenyl synthetase family protein, whose translation is MDKVQFEAQMKRYAQMTEAALVRFVPEQPELPEHILYEAMRYSLLAGGKRLRPVLVFAFCSLCGGNTETALPAACAIEMVHTYSLIHDDLPCMDNDDLRRGRPSSHKQFGEANALLAGDALLTKAFETVLACREAGAQESRTLQAAAILARAAGDHGMVAGQVLDLLNENRAITAEELIDLDAKKTGAMIRASAAMGCVLAGAAAEQKCAADAYAKALGLAFQIQDDLLDVAGDAALLGKPTGSDAQNDKRTYVALLGLEASRRAVADLTDQAKKALAPFGGKAAFLCMLADRMAARES
- the rplU gene encoding 50S ribosomal protein L21, with the protein product MYAIIETGGKQYKVEKDDVIFVEKLATDENSTVDFKVIAVGGDKGLKVGTPYVEGASVTGKVLKNGKSKKINIWTYKPKKGESRKMGHRQPYTKVQIEAVNA